GCGATCTGCAATTGAGCTTTTATTTTCCGGCTCAGTTTGCGGGGTCGCTCGCGGGCACCTTTCTGACCAGTCGCTACGCTCGAAAGAATCAGTTTCTATTAGCGTCGATAATCGGAGCGGTTTTGATGGCGGCCGGACTGCTCTTGATGAACGTCGATTCCTTTGGCGTATCGCTCTTCGCATTCGGTTTGAACGGTGTCGGGATCGGACTCACACTGCCGGCGATCAATATGACGGTGCTCGAACTCAGTCCGCTGAACACCGCATCGGCATTGAGCTTCTTAAACTTTTTCTGGGGCGTCGGAGCAATCATCTGCAAGCCGTTTGTCGATCTATCGAGTGGTGGAAACGACATACTGCCAACAACGTTGATCCTTTGCGTTCCTATGCTGATTGCGGCGTCAATGCTTTATTTTCAGCCGACACGCATCATTGAAACCGGCACCGATAATAGCGGCGCCGAGGATAGCGGCACGCCGATCTGGTCTTTGCCGTTGGCGTGGGTGATCGCACTTTTCAATTTTATCCACGTCGGCTTTGAGAGTGGAATGGGCGGATGGTTGACGACCTACACCGAAAGGGTCGATAGCACGCAGATCGGCCAATGGGTATCACCGACGCTCGTATATTTTTTGCTTTTTGTCATCGGCCGCGGCGTCGCTCCACTGATGTTTCGTTTTCTGAATGAAAACAAGATGCTATTACTCGGTCTTTTTGTCGTGCTGGCCGGAATGATGACGACCGTTACGGCCGTATCTGTTCTGACGCTTGGCATCGGGGCGGCGATCGCCGGATTTGGAACTTCCTGGATCTTTCCCACCAACGTCGCCAGATTTTCAAAAACGTTCGGGCCGGAAGCTTCACGGCGGGCAACGCCGCTTTTTATTTGCGGAACTCTGGGTGCAGCATCCTCGACTTGGTTGATCGGTTTTGTGTCTGATCGTACAGGCGATCTGCGTTCGGGAATGTATGTGCTCGTCGGATGTATTGTGTTGCTGATCGGTGTCCAGGCAGTGATCGGTATGCGTCGCCGGGTAGAGGCTTAATCGTCCAGTTTCAAACCTTTAAGATACTCGCGAAACTCGCCGCCGAGATCCTCGCGCTTGAGTGCATACTCGACTGTCGCTATCAGAAATCCGAGTTTGTCGCCCGCATCGTGACGCGTACCGTCGAGTTTGACGGCGTAGAACGGCCTTGACCTGAGCAATAGACGCATCGCATCGGTGATTTGTATCTCGCCGCCGGCACCCGGAGCGGTTTGCTCGATCGCTTCAAAAATATCCGGCGTAAAGATATATCGGCCGATGATCGCAAGATCTGACGGAGCGTCGGCAAAGGCCGGTTTTTCGACCATATCCTTGATCTTATATACGCCGGGCTCAACCTCATCCGCATCGATCACGCCAAAACGAGAGATAGCCTCGCCCTTGACCTGCATAGTCGCAATAACCGGCGCCTGATATTTTTCAAAGACGTCCATCATCTGTCTCAGAGCGGGTCGTTCGGCATCGACGATGTCGTCCGCTAAGAGTGCGGCGAACGGTTCGTGACCGACAAAATCCTTTGCCTGATAGATCGCGTGCCCGAGGCCCAGGGCTTGCTTTTGCCGCGTGTAGCTTATCTTAGCGATGTCCGAAATAGCCCGCACCTGCTCAAACATTTCGCTCTTGCCCTTGTCCTGCAGCAGCTTTTCGAGTTCGAACGAAATATCAAAATGATTTTCGATCGCACTCTTGTCGCGGCCCGTGATGATCAGTATCGATTCGATACCGCTGGCGACAGCCTCCTCGACCGAGTATTGGATCAACGGTTTGTCGACGAGCGGCAGCATCTCCTTAGGCGACGATTTGGTCGCCGGCAGAAATCTTGTACCCAATCCGGCTGCGGGAAAAACGGCTTTGCGAACTTTGTTTGTCATAGCGCTTTTGCTAAATTCGTGTTGTCTTTCAGATAAAGACAAACTTTAGATTTTAGGTTAAAAACGCCCGATAAACAAACATCCAGAGTTGTGTCCGGCGAATAAAAATGCGGTCAAAATTACCGCCAATTCGAGAGTAGATCAAAAATGCTGGACCTTAACTTTGTTAGAGAAAATTTTGACGTCGTCCAGGCCGCACTTGCTAACCGCAATTTCCCGCTTGACACCTTAAACGAGTTTGCCGCACTCGACATCGAGCGCCGCCGCGTGATCGGTGAATCAGACGGCATAAACCAATTGCGCAACGCCGCGAGTAAAGAGATCGGTGCATTGATGCAGTCCGGCGACCGCGATGCTGCCGAGGTGAAAAAGGCAGAGGTCGCGGGCCTCAAGGACAAGCAGTCGGCGCTCGAATCGCAACGCGATGCGGCCGAAGCCGCGATGAGGAATATCCTCATCAACCTCCCCAACATCCCGGCATCGGATGTCCCGGTCGGCGCGGACGAAACCGCTAACATAGAGGCCCGCAAATGGGGTGAACCGCGTAATTTTGAGTTTGAACCGAAGGATCACGTGGATCTCGGCGAGGCTCTCGGCATCCTCGATTTTGAACGCGCTACTAAGATCGCAGGCTCACGATTTGCGATCCTGAACGGCGCGGGAGCGAGGCTTGAGCGGGCACTCATCAATTTTATGCTCGACGTCCACACGACCGAACACGGCTATACCGAGACGTTGCCGCCATATCTGGTCAATCGGACATCGCTATTCGGTACCGGACAACTACCTAAATTTGACGCGGACCTTTTTAGCATCAACGACGAACGAGGTTTTTCGCTGATCCCTACGGCCGAGGTTCCGGTAACGAATTACTATTCGGGCGAGATCCTCGACGCTTCGGACCTGCCGAAATACTTCACGGCATACTCGATGTGCTTTCGCAGCGAAGCAGGTAGCTATGGCCGCGACACCCGTGGACTGATCCGTCAGCACCAGTTCGAAAAGGTCGAACTCGTGAAGATCTGCCTGCCCGAAAGTTCGGCCGACGAACACGAGAAACTCACCGCCGATGCCGAACGCATACTGCAGATGCTCGGATTGCCCTACCGAACGGTCATACTCTCGACCGGCGATATGGGATTTGGTGCGCAGAAGACCTATGATCTTGAGGTGTGGCTGCCGGGCCAAAATACCTACCGCGAGATCTCAAGCTGCTCGAACTGCGGTGATTTTCAATCACGCCGGATGAATCTGCGCTTTCGCCGCAGCGGCGGAGCAAAGCCCGAGTTTGCCCATACACTCAACGGCAGTGGCCTCGCCGTCGGACGAACCTGGCTCGCCGTTGTCGAAAACTATCAGCAGGAAGATGGCTCGATCCTGATCCCCGAAGTGCTTCGCCCGTATATGAACGGGCTGAGCGAGATCAAGAATATTTAGCCGTGACTAACGTGGATAGACTTTGGTAGAAAATACGTGAGTTAGCAAATTCTGCTCCGCGTCGTCCGCGATCGACGGTGGCAAAAACCTTCTTTGGGCATCTCCCGAGGTTGACCAATATCAGTCGTGTAATTACGATGTAATTATGAAAACCCAGATCATCCAGATCGGTAATTCGCAGGGCATTCGCATTCCGAAAGTTTTGCTTGAAGAAAGCCGGATCATTGGTGAGGTCGACCTCGAACTCCATCCCGACGGCATCCTGATCCGAAATGCGCAGAAGCCGCGTTCGAATTGGGACGCTCGGTTCAAGGCAATGTCGGAGAACGAGGATGACGAACTTATCGGCGGCAGATCGACCACCGAGTTCGATAAAAAGGAGTGGCAATGGTAGAACGCTTTGACGTTTTTTTGGTCAATCTGGATGACGAGATCTGCGGGGACGCAAAAAATACCCGGCCGTGCGTTGTCGTGTCGCCGAATGAGCTGAACAGCAACATTGCAAACGTGATCGTCGCCCCGCTGTCCTCGAATACCGCGCCGTACCCGACGCGGATCCCGGTCACATTTCTAAACAGCGAACGCTCGGTCGTACTCGACCAACTGCGGGCGGTCGACAACGCCCGTCTTGTGAAAAAGGTCGGCGTCCTCGAATCTGCGGCTCGAAAGCCGATCCTCGATTGTCTTACAGAAATGTTCGCCGAATAGATCAGACGGCGGTCTTCGAACGGTTCCAGTGTCCATCCATTTCGCCGAGGCTAGCGTCCTCGAGCGAGCGCCCCTCTTTACCAAGTTCGTCTTCGATATACTTAAATCGGGAACGGAATTTCCGATTGGTCTTTTTTAGCGCCGTCTCTGGCTCAACGCCTAAGTGTCGTGCAAGATTTTGTATTACGAAGAGCAGGTCGCCGACCTCTTCTTCGACATTTGCGGTGTCGCCGCTCTCGATCGCGGCCTTTAGCTCGGCGGTCTCTTCGTTAAGTTTGTCGAAGATCTGTCCCGCGTTTTCCCAGTCAAATCCGACCTTGGCTGCCTTTTTTGTAAGCTTGAGCCCCTCGAGCAATGCGGGAAAATGCACCGGAACCTCGTCCAGGATCGAGTCTCTCACTTTCTCGACCTTGCCGGATGCTTTCCTTTCGTCAGCCTTGAGCTGATCCCAATTGTCTAGAACGTCCTCGGCCCTTGCGAAATTGGCGTCTCCGAAAACGTGTGGATGGCGCAGGATCAGTTTCTGCGTAACGCCCTCGGCAACGTCGTCGATCGTAAAATCACCGCGTTCGGCCCCGATCGTGCCGTGAAATACCACCTGGAGCAACAGATCGCCTAGTTCCTCTGTCAGATTTGCGGTGTCGCCCGTCTGGTCGGCCTCCTGGATCGCGTCAAATGTCTCATACGCTTCTTCGAGCAGATATTGAGCGAGCGAAGCATATGTTTGCTCGTGATCCCAAGGGCAACCATCCGGTGCACGGAGTCGAGCCATCACACCGACGAGTTCATCAAATGATTTGGACATAGGACAATTAGAGTCAAGCGAGGCGTTTGAGTCAAGCGACCCGACTGCCCCGAACCGCTTCCAACACTCAAACGCAAAATGCTAATATTAAATAAGGATTTCAAACATATGATCGGCAAGGAAGATAACAACGAAGAAGTAAGTTTTAAGGTAGCTGACCGGCGAAAGTTTAACTCCGACGGTTCACTCAGAGACGGCGTCACGCTCGACCCGCCAAAGCCTGTTGTCGAAACACCGGCACCGCCGGCTGAGCAGGAAACTTCGGCTGACCCTGCGTTAGGCCAATACGAGGACGCGTATCTCGATGACGAACCGGCATTGGATGACGATGGCGAGATACCGGGGGCGAAAGACCCGGCGAGCTTTGTTAATTTTCTCTCGACGCTCGCAACCAACGCCGCCGCCGCGCTTGGGGCGATGCCGCATCCGGTAACCGGCCAACGAAGCCTGGATCTCGATTCGGGCAAATATTGGCTCGACGTATTGTCTATGCTCAGAGACAAGACTAAGGGAAACCTACACCCCAAAGAAGACCGTCTGCTCGAGGGTCTTTTGGCGGATCTCAGAATGCAATATGTCCAGATCGTTCGCGCGACCGAAGAGAAGCTGAAAGCTCAGGCGGCGCAGAAATTCTCCGGCGCCGATATTCTTGGCAAGAAATAGGATTCACCGCGGTAGGCAAATAGGACGCAGGGGCATTCACGATAATTTGGTTTTAGTGATCGTTTCCACTCCCAATAATTGTATTGGTATCTCTGTGCCTTTGTGGTGAAAATTACAAATGAAACTCACCTTCCTCGGTACAGGTACATCGACCGGCGTTCCCTCGATCGGGTGCGATTGTGCTACGTGTATTTCTAGTGACCCGCGTGACCAGCGACTGCGAGTATCGATCCTGATCGAACACGCGGGGCGGTCGATCCTCGTCGATACGTCGATCGATTTTCGCCAACAGGCATTGCGCGCCGGGATCCGGCATCTGGACGCCGTGCTGATCACACATTGTCACGTCGATCACGTGTTTGGCCTTGATGATATTCGCCCGCTTAACTTTCGCTACGGTGCGATGGGCGTTTATGCCAATGAGATCGCCTGGACCGATATGAGGCGGATCTTTCAATACATTTTCAAGCCGTCCCACTTCGGCGGCGGACTGCCGCAGTTGATCCCGCACACGGTCGTACACAATGCACCGTTTATGATCGGTGACGAGATCGAGATCACACCGCTCGAGGTGATACACGGCAGGCTGCCGGTGATCGCGTATCGGTTCAATGATTTTGCTTACGCGACCGACCTTAAGACGATCCCGCCGGACTCTCTGGACGGCCTCCGCGGACTGGATGTTCTCGTTCTGGACTGCGTCCGATTTAAGCCCCACGAAACTCATTTATGCTTGGAGGAGGCACTCGGCTATATCGATGAACTCAAACCGAAGCGAGCCTATCTGACACATCTCAATCACGACGTACTTCACGCTCGGGACGAGCATATGCTGCCCGACAATGTCTGGTTTGCCCACGACCAGTTAGTGGTCGAAAGTAATTGAGGTTTTAGTTTTCCACAAGTGGATTTCCGCTTAAATGCTTGCGCCACAATGCGTTATCAAAATCTCACCGATTATCTAACGCTCCACTTGAGGCGAGGCGCGCTAATTGTTGTAAAAACGCGACTTATCGTAATCTTTTAAAACCACTATATTTTGTGTTGACAAAGCCTAGTCACTACCATATAGTCTATATCCACGCGGCAAGAACTGCTGATAGCTCGGGCAGATTCCCGCGTGAAAATACTTAAAAATGCGGTGTATAAGTTGGCCTCGATCATCTGCCAAATCGGTAGAACGCGATGTGGGCTAGTAGGACTTTCACTCTTTTTTATGCCTCAAAACCCCGAATGCAGCGGTTTGTCGTGCTTGCGTCAGGGAGCTTTGACGACTGAACTTTGAATTATGGATAACAATTTCGCACCGGCCGGTACGGCAACTTCGAGACAGACAGACAACGCGGCTCAGACCTCGATGCAGGTACTCAAGCGAAACGGTTCGCTCGAGCCTGTCGACATTAATAAGATCGTCCGAGCGATCACCCGCTGCTGCGTTAATCTGCCGTCGGTCGACAGCCTCCGCATCGCGACCAAGACGATCAGCGGATTGTACGACGGTGCGACGACCAAGGAACTCGACAAACTCTCGATCCAGACGGCTGCGAGCCTTATCTTTGAGGAACCGGAATATTCACGACTCGGTGCACGCCTGCTCAACCAGTACGTCGAAAAGGAAGTCCGCAATCAGGAGATCCATTCGTTTTCACAGTCGATCGCTTTCGGCGTTAAAGAAGGCCTGATCGGCGAACGCGTCGCCAAGTTTGTCATCGACAATAGCCGCAAGCTCAACGATGCCATCGACCAGAGCCGCAATGACCTTTTTGAATTTTTTGGGCTGCGGACACTGTACGATCGCTATCTTCTCAAAAATCCGGAAACGCGTGACGTCATCGAAACTCCGCAGTTTTTCTGGATGCGGGTCGCGTGCGGCCTGGCGGAGAGTCCGTATGAGGCGATCGATCTTTACCATCTGTTTTCGTCGCTAGAATACGTACCGTCGACCCCGACGCTGTTTAACTCAGGCACGCGTCACGAGCAGCTTTCGTCGTGCTTTCTGCTTGATTCGCCGCTCGACAGCCTCGACAGCATCTATAAGAAGTACGCCGACGTGGCGATGCTATCTAAATTCTCAGGCGGCATCGGCATTGCCTATCACCGCGTTCGTTCTCAGGGCTCGCTCATCCGCGGCACCAACGGCCATTCGAACGGTATCGTGCCGTGGCTGAAGACTCTTGATTCTTCGGTTTCGGCCGTTAATCAGGGCGGTAAGCGCAAAGGTGCGTGCTGTGTATATCTCGAGACCTGGCACGCGGACATCGACGATTTTCTCGAACTGCGCGACAACACGGGCGACGAAGCCCGCCGCACGCACAACCTAAATCTGGCCAACTGGATCCCGGACCTGTTTATGAAACGCGTCCAGGCCGATGGCCAGTGGTCGCTGTTTGACCCGAAGGTCGTACCGCATTTCCCCGACCTATACGGCGATGATTTTGAGGCCGCGTACGTCAAAGCCGAAGAAGATGGCCTGTTTATGCGGCAGATCAATGCCCGTGACCTGTACGCCAAGATGATGCGGACGATGGCCCAGACGGGCAATGGCTGGATGACGTTTAAGGACGCCTGCAACCGCAAATCAAACCAGACCGCACTGCCGGAAAATGTCGTTCATCTCTCGAACCTTTGCACCGAGATCATCGAGGTCACATCTGATAGCGAAACCGCTGTGTGCAATCTCGGTTCGATCAATGCATCCCGGTATGTCAGAGACGGCCAGTTTGACTTCGACAAACTCCGCAGCAACGTCCGCCTCGCGGTTCGTCAATTGGATAAGGTCATCGACCTTAATTATTACGCGATCCAGTCGACGGCCGACTCAAACAATCGTTGGCGCAACATCGGACTCGGTGTGATGGGATTGCAGGACGTTTTCTTTCAGATGCGTCTGCCATTCGACTCGGACGAAGCTCGTAAAATTTCGGCCAAGATCCAAGAAGAGATCTATTTTGCCGCCCTTGACGCATCGGCAGACCTCGCCGTCGAACGCGGAATGCATCCGGCATTTGCCGACACACGCGCGGCACACGGTGACCTACAGTTCGATTTTTGGGGCGTCACGCCGGACGACCTCGGCCGTTGGGATGCACTTCGTGAAAAGATCATTTCGACCGGACTACGTAACAGCCTGATGATCGCCATCGCACCGACTGCGACGATCGCCTCGATCGCCGGTTGCTACGAGTGCATCGAACCGCAGGTATCTAATCTCTTTAAGCGCGAGACGCTCTCGGGCGATTTTGTCCAGATCAATAAATACTTGGTCAGAGAACTTAAGACGGCGGGGCTTTGGACCGATGAGATCAGAAACAAGATCAAACTCAGCGAAGGCTCCGTGCAGGACATCGACGCATTTAATGACGAGTTAAAAGCGATTTACCGAACGGCGTGGGAAATCCCTATGCGATCCTTGATCGATATGGCCGCAGATCGCGGAGCCTTTATCGACCAATCGGCCTCGCTTAACCTCTTCATGGAAAGCCCGAATATCGGCAAACTCTCGTCAATGTATATGTACGCTTGGCAAAAAGGCCTTAAGACGACCTACTACCTGCGTTCACGTCCCGCAACGCGGATCGCACAAGTCGCCGCCGCCGATAATATCGCCGCCGTTATCGAAGAACCGAAAAAGGTTTACACGGACGAGGAAGCGTTGGTGTGTTCGCTGGAAAATCCAGAGGCCTGCGAAGCGTGCCAATAGCAAATGATGAATTTCGAATGACGAATATCGAATGAAGGAATTTGATCTCAAATCGCGGACGAAGCAGTTTGCATTGCGAATCATCAAGCTTTTTAGATCACTTCCAATATCATCAGATGCACAAGTAATTGGCAAACAAGTTTTACGAAGTGGCACGAGTGTCGGAGCACAATATCGAGAAGCTTGTAGATCGCGATCCGATTCGGAATTCATCAGCAAAATGTCCAGCAGTCTTCAAGAATTGGACGAGACGGCCTATTGGTTAGAAATCTTAGTCGAGGGTGACTTTGTAATCGCTGAAAAATTAAAAGGATTACAAGACGAGACAGAACAATTGATTGCGATATTTGTGACTTCGATCAAGACCGCAAAATCAAAGAAATAGCTTTTCTGCTCCGACATTCGATATTCGTTACTCGAAATTCAATATTATGCTTTTAGATCCTGGATTTAATTTAACGCTTCGCCCGATGCTGTATCCGGAGTTTTACGAGATGTACCGGAACTCCATCAAGAATACTTGGACAGTCGAGGAAGTAGATTTTTCGACCGATGTGATGGACCTCAAAAACAAGATGACGTCGGCCGAGCGGCATATGATCAATCGCTTGGTCGCGTTTTTTGCGACGGGTGACTCGATCGTGTCGAACAATCTCGTGCTGAATCTGTACAAGCACATTAACGCGCCCGAGGCTCGGATGTATCTGTCGAGACAGCTTTTTGAGGAAGCGGTCCACGTGCAATTTTACCTGACACTGCTCGACACCTACATCCCCGACCATCACGAACGCGAACAGGCCTTTGCGGCAGTGGACAATATTCCATCGATCCACACGAAGGCTCAGTTTTGTATGAAGTGGATCGACACCATCAACGATCTCGATTCGCTTCAGACGCCGGAGCACCGTCGGCAGTTTTTGCTCAATCTGATCTGTTTTGCAACCTGTATCGAGGGGCTTTTCTTCTTTGCGGCATTCGCCTACGTCTATTTTCTGCGTTCTAAGGGCTTGCTCCACGGCCTTGCTGCCGGCACCAACTGGGTTTTCCGCGACGAATCCGCCCATATGGCGTTTGCCCTCGAGGTCGTCAACAAGGTGCGGATCGAGCAACCGGAGCTTTTCGACGATAGCCTGCATCGCCAGATCGTCGAGATGATCGACGAGGCCGTCACCTGCGAAATGCATTTTGCCGAAGACATCCTATCCGGCGGTATTTCGGGGCTCTCAACCGGCGATATGCGGCAGTATCTCGAGTACATCGCTGACCAGCGTCTGGCAATGCTCGGCCTGCAAAAGGTCTACGGTGCGAAAAATCCATTTTCGTTTATGGATCTGCAGGATGTACAGGAACTCGCTAATTTCTTCGAACGCCGCGTCTCGGCGTATCAAGTAGCGGTCGCTGGTGACGTGAGTTTTAACGAATCTTTCTGAGCAATTTTTGGCGAGACGATATCAAGCTAGATATCGGAGGCGGACGCTGAGTCATCTGGCGTTCCGCGTCTGCTCACCTGTCGCCAAAGACTGAAGAGAAGGCCGAGAAATGCCGTCGCCCACGCGGCAAACGCAACATAAAAGAACGTTGTCGGCAGAAACCCAAGGAAATCAAATCCCATAGCGTGGCTCATACGCTCGGTACTCACCGCGTACATACCGAGTGGAAAAACCGCGCCCCAGTAGAGCGGGTCGTATCGCATAGGGAATCTTTTGTAAACGTACCGCCAAAGACCAAGTATCACAAGCATTGGGATCCACCACGTGCCGGTCGCCCAATAAAAGACCGTAAATCCCTTGATAAAGGGCAACAAAGACGTTAGGTACGGCGCATCGGGCGCATTTATTATGAGCAGCGATCCGGCCAGTGTCGAGATGGCCATTGCTCCCATATTGATCCAGTACGGTGGTGACAGATCATTGGGCGAAAACGGAAAAAAAGTGTAGCGGTAAAAGATAAGCGACATCATCCAGATGTACAGCATACCGCCCCACAGCCACATCGAGAGCGCAAGAAAGTTCATCTCCAGCTTTCCGGGCTGGGTTACGTGAGCGGCGAGCAGGGCGCTGAGTACTGAGATCGATTGTGTCGCCACAACGGCGAGCAGCCAGGCTCCGCTGATTCCCTTATCCAGCGTTGGTTTGTTTTCGCGGATGGTGAATCCCGCAAATATTGTGTATGTAAGTCCGATCCAGAGCGAGAGAGCCGCCACACCAAGTACCGTGGCCGTGCGATAGTCTTCCGTAAGCAATACGAACTGCGCTCCCAGAATGCCGGTCGCGGCAACGGCGGTGAAAAACCCCGGGCCGCGCAGATGATCGGTCATATCGCTCACAAAATTGCGCGGATATCGGATCAATCTGAGTATAGTCAGGGACCAGACCGCTGCGTATATAAATATATTGAGTAGAAACAGCGATTTGGCAATGAATGGGATCTCTAAACGGTGAGCAGCAAGCGAGACTATACCAGTCGCCATTACTATGCCGAAATACGCGGGCGACAGGTCCGCAACCGGGGCGAGAATTCCGGGGCTTTCACTCCTCTGTGGTGTTTCGGACACTGCTGGAAAAGTCCTCCTCAAACGATCAAAGATGCTACTAAGACCAAGTCGCACCTAGCCGCTAATTTACCGTCAAATGCATAGGACCATCGCTAGACCTCTAAAATGTACCACGAAATCGCGAAAGCCATAACACCCTCCCACGGGCACTATACCTGAACGGCATACAGCCGTTAGGTTTTGTGCGAGTTCGGATGATCCTCGACGCAAAGTTGTCGGCGGCATCGGACATACCTATCAGACGATCGCGAGGGCTGTTTTATCGGTAGATCAGTTGTTCGCTTCGTGTTCGGACCAACTGCAATCTGATATATTGGATTGACTGAATAACTGTGTGGAGTCCGAGTTGATATGCAGCATTTCGACGTTCTAATAATCGGTGCGGGGCTATCCGGGATCGGTGCCGGAGCACGACTTCGGATGGATTGCCCGGAAAAGAGTTTCGCGATCCTTGAGGGGCGTGAGGCGTCCGGCGGAACTTGGGATCTGTTTCGATATCCGGGCATACGGTCGGACTCGGATATGTTCACGCTCGGTTATAGGTTTAGGCCGTGGAGCGAACCGAAGGCGATCGCTGACGGGCCGTCGATACTCAACTATATTCGCGAAACCGCTACGGAGTACAACCTCGACAAAGAGATCCGGTACGGACATCGAGTACGTCGGGCGGCATGGTCATCAGAAGATTCGCAATGGACCGTAGAGGCGGAAACGCGACCGGTAGGGAGTGTGTCTACGCCCGGCAAAAACGGGACGCTCGCGGACGCGGGCGATCCTGACACAGTGCATTTCACTTGCAAATTCCTTTATCTGTGCACAGGTTATTACGATTATACATCGGGCTACACACCCGAATGGCCCGGCTTTGACGACTATACAGGAACCGTCGTTCATCCGCAGAAATGGCCTGAGGATCTCGACTACGAGGGCAAAAACGTGGTCGTTATCGGCAGCGGAGCGACTGCCGTCACGCTGGTTCCGGCAATGGCCAAAACCGCCGCTCACGTGACGATGCTCCAGCGTTCGCCGACCTACGTTGTGACGATGCCGGCACAGGACAAGATCGCAAATTTTCTGCGTTCGATCTTACCGGCAAGGGCCGCGTATATGCTTTCGCGATGGAAAAACGTCTTTCGGCAGATGTTCTTTTACCAACTGTCGCGCAAGCGTCCGTCGTTTATGAAACGCCTTATCGCCAAGGGCGTCCGGAGTGAACTCGGGGCGGATTATCCTGAGGAGCATTTTACGCCGGACTATAACCCTTGGGATCAACGCTTGTGTATCGTGCCGGACTCTGACCTTTTTAAGGCGATCCGCGACGGCAGGGCTTCAGTGGTGACCAGCGAGATCGACACATTTACCGCGACCGGTGTGCGGCTGAAAAGCGGCGATCAGCTCGACGCTGACATCATCGTCACGGCAACGGGCCTGGTTCTAAAAATAATGGCCGGACTCGAACTCGTCGTTGACGGCGCTCCGGTCGAGCTTTCAAAGCTATTTGCCTACAAAGGGATGATGTATAGCGACGTGCCAAACCTCGCTCAAGCTTTTGGATATACCAACGCCTCTTGGACGCTGAAATGCGACCTCACATCCGAATACGTCTGTCGGCTGATCAAGTATATGGACGATAATCGTATGGCCTCGTGCGTGCCGC
This is a stretch of genomic DNA from Chloracidobacterium sp.. It encodes these proteins:
- a CDS encoding ribonucleoside-diphosphate reductase subunit alpha; this encodes MQVLKRNGSLEPVDINKIVRAITRCCVNLPSVDSLRIATKTISGLYDGATTKELDKLSIQTAASLIFEEPEYSRLGARLLNQYVEKEVRNQEIHSFSQSIAFGVKEGLIGERVAKFVIDNSRKLNDAIDQSRNDLFEFFGLRTLYDRYLLKNPETRDVIETPQFFWMRVACGLAESPYEAIDLYHLFSSLEYVPSTPTLFNSGTRHEQLSSCFLLDSPLDSLDSIYKKYADVAMLSKFSGGIGIAYHRVRSQGSLIRGTNGHSNGIVPWLKTLDSSVSAVNQGGKRKGACCVYLETWHADIDDFLELRDNTGDEARRTHNLNLANWIPDLFMKRVQADGQWSLFDPKVVPHFPDLYGDDFEAAYVKAEEDGLFMRQINARDLYAKMMRTMAQTGNGWMTFKDACNRKSNQTALPENVVHLSNLCTEIIEVTSDSETAVCNLGSINASRYVRDGQFDFDKLRSNVRLAVRQLDKVIDLNYYAIQSTADSNNRWRNIGLGVMGLQDVFFQMRLPFDSDEARKISAKIQEEIYFAALDASADLAVERGMHPAFADTRAAHGDLQFDFWGVTPDDLGRWDALREKIISTGLRNSLMIAIAPTATIASIAGCYECIEPQVSNLFKRETLSGDFVQINKYLVRELKTAGLWTDEIRNKIKLSEGSVQDIDAFNDELKAIYRTAWEIPMRSLIDMAADRGAFIDQSASLNLFMESPNIGKLSSMYMYAWQKGLKTTYYLRSRPATRIAQVAAADNIAAVIEEPKKVYTDEEALVCSLENPEACEACQ
- a CDS encoding four helix bundle protein, which gives rise to MKEFDLKSRTKQFALRIIKLFRSLPISSDAQVIGKQVLRSGTSVGAQYREACRSRSDSEFISKMSSSLQELDETAYWLEILVEGDFVIAEKLKGLQDETEQLIAIFVTSIKTAKSKK
- a CDS encoding ribonucleotide-diphosphate reductase subunit beta; translated protein: MLLDPGFNLTLRPMLYPEFYEMYRNSIKNTWTVEEVDFSTDVMDLKNKMTSAERHMINRLVAFFATGDSIVSNNLVLNLYKHINAPEARMYLSRQLFEEAVHVQFYLTLLDTYIPDHHEREQAFAAVDNIPSIHTKAQFCMKWIDTINDLDSLQTPEHRRQFLLNLICFATCIEGLFFFAAFAYVYFLRSKGLLHGLAAGTNWVFRDESAHMAFALEVVNKVRIEQPELFDDSLHRQIVEMIDEAVTCEMHFAEDILSGGISGLSTGDMRQYLEYIADQRLAMLGLQKVYGAKNPFSFMDLQDVQELANFFERRVSAYQVAVAGDVSFNESF
- a CDS encoding tellurite resistance/C4-dicarboxylate transporter family protein, with amino-acid sequence MATGIVSLAAHRLEIPFIAKSLFLLNIFIYAAVWSLTILRLIRYPRNFVSDMTDHLRGPGFFTAVAATGILGAQFVLLTEDYRTATVLGVAALSLWIGLTYTIFAGFTIRENKPTLDKGISGAWLLAVVATQSISVLSALLAAHVTQPGKLEMNFLALSMWLWGGMLYIWMMSLIFYRYTFFPFSPNDLSPPYWINMGAMAISTLAGSLLIINAPDAPYLTSLLPFIKGFTVFYWATGTWWIPMLVILGLWRYVYKRFPMRYDPLYWGAVFPLGMYAVSTERMSHAMGFDFLGFLPTTFFYVAFAAWATAFLGLLFSLWRQVSRRGTPDDSASASDI
- a CDS encoding NAD(P)/FAD-dependent oxidoreductase, whose amino-acid sequence is MQHFDVLIIGAGLSGIGAGARLRMDCPEKSFAILEGREASGGTWDLFRYPGIRSDSDMFTLGYRFRPWSEPKAIADGPSILNYIRETATEYNLDKEIRYGHRVRRAAWSSEDSQWTVEAETRPVGSVSTPGKNGTLADAGDPDTVHFTCKFLYLCTGYYDYTSGYTPEWPGFDDYTGTVVHPQKWPEDLDYEGKNVVVIGSGATAVTLVPAMAKTAAHVTMLQRSPTYVVTMPAQDKIANFLRSILPARAAYMLSRWKNVFRQMFFYQLSRKRPSFMKRLIAKGVRSELGADYPEEHFTPDYNPWDQRLCIVPDSDLFKAIRDGRASVVTSEIDTFTATGVRLKSGDQLDADIIVTATGLVLKIMAGLELVVDGAPVELSKLFAYKGMMYSDVPNLAQAFGYTNASWTLKCDLTSEYVCRLIKYMDDNRMASCVPRLSDPAVKPEPVLDFNSGYVIRALGELPSQGSKHPWRLHQNYVKDLSMLRYGRVDDGTMEFRPAER